The Apium graveolens cultivar Ventura chromosome 10, ASM990537v1, whole genome shotgun sequence nucleotide sequence tttgctccagttacttcttctccatcaactccatctaaggaagctgtttctgaaaaggctataacaccatctgtgtctccaGTTGcaccaggcacaagtgctgatattgttATTCCAAACTTGGTAGTGCCCGGAGTAATTcacttagaagctccaacaacaactactCCTTCAACCACACCTGTTGCTGATACTGTACagactccagagttatctacaacaccttctctgcgtcatgatgttgatgatcagactttaggtgagcatcaggatatggctgttgatcagaacttagaaccataTCAaaaattagaggatgctgaagtctccattgctactcacactgttgttttagcagaagatactgattcttcaagttctgatgctgcacatgttggagatactggtactgctgctccaactgtagatgctgatgcagcaggtgCTTCAGGACATACTTCTCAtcagactcttcctaagtctgaactagtaaagaagtttgttatcatggatgcaccagtgccttggagtgaaactcctgcaggtcaggagtggactaaggaatggaactcagtttcatgtgttccaaatgctttacatcttgctgagcacttgactaaagctgatgaaatgttaacttctgatgatttcaaaacccagcttagagtcactgcattgagtactaaacatttacaaggtcttcattcaactactcatgcagagctaaACAAGATCAAGGAGGAATTTATCAAGCAAGAACAaatttggaaaattgataagaaaaagttcttccaaccttctattgacaggattgcttacattgagaagactcaagatcgtcaacaagcacaAATTAATGACAtcctgaaaaatcaagcttctcagcaatcacaactaactgaaatccaatcctcagtggaattgcttatctctcttctacttcctgctgatgccaaaaagggggagaaagtaattaagtccaaatgcaagactgacaagacactgcaaggaaaggatgatgaaagagatgaccaaggaaactttggaatgggtagaggtcatagtcaaggtgAAGGATtctcatcaaaagaagctgaaattGCAAGttacaggataagttctgatactggtaaaagaataagttctgatactggtaaaagaataagttctgatgaacttttagatcttgatgaagaaatgtcaagacggttatttcttcaagaaaatccaggaatagACTTGGAAAgattaaaggaagaagaagccagacttaaatcagagaaagtcacatctaaatctgaagcttctggtaaaaagtcacttccaaaacttaaaggcattgtgatcaaagaaaggacatatactgaagcaacattggctagatcacaaccacagatagatccaagatccaagggcaaagagaaagttggtgaacctatcaaggtttatatgcctcctgaggatgaagaaattactaatgaaaaggataatcttgctctgacttcaagaaaagttcttaaaacaacctctgacatggctcaagttgttcagagtcaagaaattgtaagttctgatattcagaagaagcaagtaacctctgacatagctcaagttaacttgatatcagaaaatagatcaaagacactcctaccaggattcactaaagcaaaacagactcaacctttgaagactgctacaagtggttttgaagcaagagtaatcacaggaaaggaagcaagagataaaactggattgggaagtgttaATGAAAGAAGAGTAAGTAATACTACCAAAGATCcgacttccttgagtgaaccaggtattggaggaactcctgagagattgaatcaattggaatctgtacagatggtttaccatacctacttgaaagaacacattatgttgtatttcatgacagacggtagggtttatcatataaggcaaaatgccattccgttgaagtattttgaagaattggagcatgtacttttcttacttcaagtgggtgacagaataacagaaagtgctgcaaactacttaaaagaacagattcagagacagaaaagactttattctgttaagtctgacagcatatatgttccaaagtacagaaatcacaatggtgatattgttgatatgaagcctaatactgcacagatcagaacatatcttggtattaagggacttgaattcaatctagagtctgacaaagcttatgtcataagactagatcaggagttgagaaaagtaAAGATTAAttatctcagagctgcaatctttcaaactggtgaagatactgcagagcttaaagatgttaaaaggagaatgattgatgaactcagatatgctgagaaatgtttgttgaagaactatcttagaacaactcctgacatcagagagataagaaaatgatgaagccaagtcgaagatctacaactgcttaaattctgatatttatacagactgaagttattatcagaagttgaaattggtaaaagcttcaaggactgtaagttgtagttatctagtctaattctcatgcatttgtacttaatgtttttgacatcatcaaatatctgttaaacttgtatattatgttaatttacaagttgggggagattgttagatatatttgataatgttatgactaatatgttttatgtttagatttcagatcttacttgaacaggataaatcagtacttatactgaaggtcaggacttaagggatatcagtacttatgttatcaggagataatcatcagaagatagatatcagaacttaagtgctgaaggatgatcagataaggacagtagctgattaaagtaaagaagatcaagataaacatagaaagagatatgcatgaagaaggaattctgtgaagaatggaatacttggaagaaaagatatctgattgatatattttaggaagcagaattatattccatatcaattagcgattatcttgtaactgtgtagtatataaacacagacatagggtttacactataagtgttatcattatcgagaatattattcattgtaaccctagcagctctcgtgatattttgttcatcactgagaggtaacagttctacattgtaacagagtttattgtttcaataaagtttgttttctgttacttaatatacTAAAGTtagatttgattgtattatacactgtattcaacccccttctacagtgtgtgtgacctaacacaaaatcagtaactgaaataacgaagagaaaAACGAAGATGTACCCGAtaccatagctttcaacagtgactgaaaatAATGGTTGTGCACAGATACAGAACGCCAAGAAAAGAAGATCATAtctgagtcaccaggccttacTAGAAGTTCCGgatgctcttgaagagaatattgccccaTATCTGCTGTGTGTGGGATgcgtgcaatatctccaccaggataaaacaactCGGAGTTtgtgttaacagcagcaacaaaacccccaccccaaccTTGACTtcaggaccactgcaggttccagtcctttagtaagaggatcaactatattattctgagttcctatgaactctatagctatgatcctatcagtcactaaaccccttatagacttgagtctaacttggatgtgtctcttagttttagcattatgttTTTTAATGCTAATCTTGTCGATAattgttcgactatcacagtgaatagcaatagcaaGAAGCGGTCTGCTTACCATAGGTATCGCAGACATAAGTctgtgtaaccattcagcctccgtccctgtgacATCAAGTGCACgcaactcagcctcaaaagtagaccgagtaactatagtctgtctgcttgacttccaggatattgctccaccagccaaggtgaacacgtatccagtcactccattagaaccagacttcttagctatccaacttgcatcactgtacccttcaagcacaccagggaatctcctgtagtgtaaactaaggtacattgtgcattttagatatctaagtactctatcaagagcatcccaatgagttctgtttggacagcttgtatatctagccaacttagacacagaatatgaaatatctggtctagtacagttagcaagatactgcaagctcccaataatttgagaataccttaactgagacacatgCACTCCTCAAGTATTCTTGATAAgggcaacttttgaatcatagggtgtactagcgattctacactgtgaataaccatatttctcaagtatatatttctctatataatgtgattgagtcaaggttattccttcagtggactgaatcagtttgattccaagaatcacacttgcctcacccatatccttcatttcaaaatgttttttcaagaattctttagtctcgttaataatctcaatattggttccatacagtaaaatgtcatccacatataggcataaaataacacactcattacctttaactttagtgtagacacacttatcactttcattaatcttataactgaaaggcaatacagtttcatcaaactttttatgccaatctctgggagcttgtttcaagccatagatggacttgatcaacttacatactttcctttcattgccagATGCAACAAATTCTTCAGGCTGATcaatataaatctcttcttcaagttcaccatgaagaacagtcgtctttacatccatctgatggatgataagaccatggactcTCCACCTCTTGAGCTCATCAAAACGTCAGACTGTATAAAGCCAACTTATCAGTCTGTTCTAGCAAAAACAAAGGACAGAAATACAATCCTAGGTCACATTCCAGTTCAACAAACTCTTGAAGGAGAAGAAAACTTGGTATATGAACCTGAGTTTACCTCCTTTGACTACATTTATAAGCTGGGAAAAAGAGCCACAGAGCAGACCTTCGTTGAAGAAAAGTTTTTCACCACTGATAAGAAAAACATTAGTTACTTCAACTGCTACCCTAATTCTCACCCACAATTAGTGTAGGAAGCTTTCAATTACGGATTATTATCCGTAGTTTATCCATCTAGTAATCTTCTGGAAATTTCAAAATTCTCAGAAAATTTCAGAAAGGCCATAAAAACATACAGGACCAGGTATGCAAATGAAAAAGAAATTTTCCTAAAATTCCAGAGTAGCATCATCTCCTGGAACGAGAAAGACGAGCCTATATACCCGATTACCTTAATCCAGCTCGGAATTATTAAGGAAAAAGATTATAGTCCAAGTCAGGCTAGTCCATGTTCAGTCGAAAAGCAAGATTTGCAAGAATTGGTTGTTCAGAAATTGATCATAATAGCAGAAAAACTATTTGCAATCAATGAAGAGGCACACATCAAAGTTAATTACTGCTCCAGTAATTGCTTAATGACCTCCCACTTTTATCAAAAAATTAGTACTAAAGATCTCAACAAGATTCTTATTTTCAGAAAACCTTTTCTTTATGGAAAGATTGACGACATTCACTCAGACAGATTATGCAATCGATTAAAGAAAATTGTACCAAAGTCAGGGTATATGTTCAATTGTCTTATCTGCTCTCACAAGCCAAAAGATAATGACAAAGCCACTCCAGACAAAGAATCTGGAAAAAGAATAATGGAGGACCCCTCCACTTCAGCAGAAGATAAAAGACTTTTGCCTAAAGCAGGAATACTGCTCAAAGCAAAACCGGGACAGCGTTTCTAATGGAGCATCTTATCTTTTTGAAAAAGGTAAGGAatctactttatgaaaagcagaagacatctactttatgaaaagcagaaggcatctactttatgGAAAGCATaaggcatctactttatgaaaagcagaaggcatctactttatgGAAAGTAGAAAGCATCTACTTTATGGAAAGCAGATAACATCTATTTTATGAATTATTAGAAGACGGCGAGTCTTGTAATAGATCTCTTCCTTACTCTATAAAAGGAGAGCTAAGTTTTAGGAAAGGGCATCTTGTAATTTATAACGGAGACTCTTTCTTAATTCCAGAGAGAACCTGTAATGTATAGTGAGTAAAAACCCCAACGGGGTTTTAAGCTATATATTATGTAAATGTTTGAGAAATAAATAATATTTGCCTATTTTGACAATACTTATATGGTGTTCCgcgttttggtatcagagccatgtTGTTTATTTAATTCTTCAGTATCAAGGTTTGATTATATCCTTGAGGGAGTAAGTCATAGCAAAGTACCGTTTAGGCAGGTGGTCGTTGAGGGAAGAAGCAGGTGCATCCTTGGAGTAATCAACACCAGGTTAACTACAAAATTGAATGAATGCTCGGATCATATCTTACAAAGACTCGGGTATGTCAAAATtatgtattatattattaaaCCTTACTGCAAATACAAATGCTTAGAACTCTGTATTTTTAATAAGTGTTAAATCTTTTTAAATCTTCTCATTTCATGAGTAGCAATAATCATCTGTGGTTAGTAAATATATCTTGAAATACTATGATTTCCATGAATAACCATCAATACTTAGAACACCTTTTACAGGTTTATAGAAAGATTGTCATTAACAAAGACAATAGAAAGATTAGATTTCTTATTTGGGATCTAGAAGAATTCAAAACTGAACAAATTCGATTTTATAATAGATATTCTATGCAAATAGAAACAGAGATATCTTCTCTTAAAAGAATTCTCAGTTATGATCTTATTAAGAATCCATAAATGAGTTTTTTAACAGAAAAACTTCCCGAGGAAACTCAAGATGAAAATAATTTGGAAATCGAGTTTtctgaaaatgaaaaaggttTTCAAGCAAGCTTTTTGATAAAGCAAGAAATTCTTTCTAAAATCAAAAGTAGCAGACTCGatttaagaaaagaaaaaatatttaacattcctatgttaaattattttaaaaggaaaaacaatatcTTTTATTATATCTCTACCAAAGAAATGCATGTAGATATAAAAGATACTACATGTTTAGTTTATCTGCCTTTCATCACTAAGGATGAGATAAACAAAAATTTGTTGAAAATAGACTCTAAGATAAGATCTACTATCGGTGTAGTTCACTTAGGTGCTATAAAATTTTTGCTTAAAGCAGAATTTCAAGAAGGAATAGATTCTCCTATTAAAATGGCTTTAATAGATAATAGAATCAATGACCGAAGAGATTGTATTTTAGGTGCTGCTAGAGGTAATTTAACATACCAAAAATTCATGTTTACTGTCTATCCTAAATTTGGTTTTAGTTTAGAAACTAAAAATATtgatcagatattatcttttgtGCATGACTTTAAAAGCCATAATCTGATGAATGCAAGTGATAAAGTATTTAGCTTAACTTATGTTATTGCTTATGCTTTAACCAATAGTCACCATAGCATCGACTATAAGAAAAATGAATATATCGAATTGGACGATGTATTCTCAGAAATAGGATATGTGGAAGAACAACAATTTTCAGATATCAGTCATTTAGATAATTCTTGGGCAATTGATATTGCAAAGAATAAGCCAATTATAGGACAAAAACTTAGAATGAGTTTTAGAGGAAGAACCTTAGAGATTGGTGAATCTTCTAATACCTCTAATAAAGAACTACTTCATAGCATGTCCAGAAGAGTTGATGATTTATGTCAGAAACCGGATCATCTGTAGTCATTTTAAATACTAATATGCACCCGCATATTTATAAAAAAGGAAGAATTGTAGAGTTTATGAAATTAAATGAAGGAATAGACCTTGAACCAAGAAAGTACGTCTTCAGTGGTGTTGTAGGAAGTAATAGCCTTAACACTATTATTTCTTCAACGAATAATCTTAACCAGATTACAGGAAGATGTTTACTAGGAATCTACAACTTACTGTCTTACTTCGGACTAAGTAAAGATCCCAgtgaaaaaatttcaaattcaccTAGTATCTTCAACATATATTCTACTTCTTTTAGAGGGGGAGTAATGTGGAAATAGAAATTCTAAGAGACATAAAAAAGCTCTTAGTAAAACAGAACGCTAATATTGAAAAATTAGAAGTTCAGTTGTCACATCCTAGAAACACTAAGTATGATAATGAAATTATTGACTGCAAGTTCAATGAAATCATAGAATACCTTAAAAAAATCTTAGGATGAGCATTAAGGAATTACTAGAGGATTTCGATAAAAATATTAAGCCGCAAATAGGAGAAATCCTTAGGTTGCTTAAAAATCAGTATGCTAACCATGTTACAGATAACATTGAGGCAGCAGCAGCAAAGATTATTACTGAATTGAAAGCAACAATTCAAGAATTTCCTCAAAGAAAGGCAACAAAAAGGAAAATAAATCATCACAACAGATGAAGATCCATAGCACAAATCAAGGATCTGGAAATATAGTTACCCCAAATATAGTGTCGGTAACGAAGAGCTAGGAACTGGAAAAAATCATGGCAGTCTGACATGGTCATTCGGTGTTGATAAGAAATCAACATGAATTACATAAAAATAGTAGAAAAAATCTTCTGGGATAACATAGAAGAAGAAGAATTGCAGGTTAACGATGACAACTATAAAGTCCTCGAACAAGCAATCAGGCTAATGGAGTTAGATGATGAATCTAAAGCCAACCAAGAAATAGAAGACAATAATGAATTAAAATCTTTATTTGGTTTTAATGATTACAACATTCTTAACACAATTGAAAGTTTCAGTTCTGAAGAACAGGAAGACCTTCAAGAAACAGAAGTTGATAgttctgaagatgaggaaatAGAAAACCTCAGGATGAACACCCATCAAACTTCAACACCTCCTTCACCAAAAAGAGAATCATGAGAAACATCAGGTACAAAGAAACCTGAAGAAAACAGAAAAAGAAAAGGTAATTTCTATCCTTCTAATAATTCTAAGGCTAAAGGAAATTCTAATATTTTTGGTAATAATATCTTAAATATTGATGGAAATCCAAACGGGAAAGAGCTCATAGACACTTGGGCAAAAGAAATTAGTCTTATTATTCAGACTAACAAAGACGCTTATGATGATCAAAACACAGTTTTATTATTGATCGAACATAAGACTTTAGGTGTTGTTAATACCTTCATTAAAAACACCACTTGGGAGCCAGTCATGAGCCCCGTTACAGCCTTTGAAAATGTATTAGATGGCATCTATATAATGTTCTTAGGAATTAATCAAGTTTCTGATAAACTGCAGGAGTTAttaagaataaaagaaaaggcAAGAACTAGGATCACTAATATGCAGCTTTGCGATATATGTTTCCTAGATCAATTTTTCTGTGATTATGAAAAATATCTATACCAATTAGATGACAAAGTGGAATATGTGAAGTATGTAAAATACTATCTCCTCAAAATTCCACTGGTAGGATTAAAAGCTCTAGAAAGATTTAACCTAGAAGCTACTGGTCCAGCAGAGTATAGTTTAGCCTATGCTCAAAGAATTTTTAAAGAGGAAATCTCAAAAATTTGCGATTTAACAAAGAAACAAAAGCAGTTGAAATCTTTTAGCAAACAGTGTTGtgaaaaaattattgaaaaaccATTTGAGTATGGATGTAGGAAAACTTCTTACAAGAAGCCCTACTGGAAGAAGTCTTATAAACATAAGACTACCTACAAGTTTATCAAGAAGAAAAAGCCTTATAAAACAGGTAAATATTTCAAGAAAAAAACGTCCAAGAAATTTTCTAATGATAAGAAAAAGTTTTGCCCAAAAGGCAAGAAAAGGTGTTGGATCTGTAATGAAGAAGGACATTATGCAAACGAATGCCCTAATAGAAAGAAGCATGACGACAAGGTCCAAATGCTAGAACAAGTTTA carries:
- the LOC141692182 gene encoding uncharacterized protein LOC141692182 — encoded protein: MALIDNRINDRRDCILGAARGNLTYQKFMFTVYPKFGFSLETKNIDQILSFVHDFKSHNLMNASDKVFSLTYVIAYALTNSHHSIDYKKNEYIELDDVFSEIGYVEEQQFSDISHLDNSWAIDIAKNKPIIGQKLRMSFRGRTLEIGESSNTSNKELLHSMSRRVDDLCQKPDHL